Proteins encoded together in one Macadamia integrifolia cultivar HAES 741 chromosome 8, SCU_Mint_v3, whole genome shotgun sequence window:
- the LOC122085744 gene encoding glutathione S-transferase 2-like isoform X5: MDPNSQEVCGSSHSSASTKLLLYSYWQSPCSWRVWFALNLKGLTYEYKAVDLLNGEHFSLEFERLNPLHYVPVLVDGDVVVGDSFAILLYLEEKYPQNALLPSDPKGSALNLQAASIVSSSIHPRHLMSLLEYIEEKAGPGVRLLWTENHMGKGFDGLEKLLKEFNGRYATGDEVYMADVFLAPQICIAIRRFNLDMTHREDNFAH; the protein is encoded by the exons ATGGATCCAAACTCTCAG GAAGTCTGTGGTAGTTCCCATTCTTCTGCCTCTACAAAGCTTCTGTTGTACTCTTACTGGCAAAGCCCATGTTCATGGCGCGTCTGGTTCGCTTTAAACCTAAAGG GACTCACTTATGAGTACAAAGCGGTAGATCTACTAAATGGAGAGCACTTTAGCCTAG AATTTGAGCGTCTGAACCCTCTTCACTATGTTCCAGTGTTAGTGGATGGTGATGTTGTGGTTGGAGACTCTTTCGCCATCTTGTTG TATTTGGAAGAGAAATATCCCCAAAATGCTCTTTTGCCATCTGATCCTAAGGGCAGTGCTCTTAATCTCCAG GCAGCAAGTATTGTTAGCTCTAGCATTCATCCCCGGCATCTAATGTCACTTTTG GAATACATTGAAGAAAAAGCTGGTCCTGGAGTACGACTCTTGTGGACTGAAAATcatatgggaaaaggttttgATG GTCTTGAGAAGTTGCTGAAAGAATTCAATGGCAGATATGCTACAGGAGATGAAGTATACATG GCTGATGTTTTTCTAGCACCACAAATTTGTATAGCAATCAGAAGGTTCAACCTTGATATG ACTCACAGGGAGGATAATTTTGCACATTGA
- the LOC122085744 gene encoding glutathione S-transferase 2-like isoform X3: MDPNSQEVCGSSHSSASTKLLLYSYWQSPCSWRVWFALNLKGLTYEYKAVDLLNGEHFSLEFERLNPLHYVPVLVDGDVVVGDSFAILLYLEEKYPQNALLPSDPKGSALNLQAASIVSSSIHPRHLMSLLEYIEEKAGPGVRLLWTENHMGKGFDGLEKLLKEFNGRYATGDEVYMADVFLAPQICIAIRRFNLDMSKFPTLSRIYEAYKVLPAFQASLPERQPDAIVQ; encoded by the exons ATGGATCCAAACTCTCAG GAAGTCTGTGGTAGTTCCCATTCTTCTGCCTCTACAAAGCTTCTGTTGTACTCTTACTGGCAAAGCCCATGTTCATGGCGCGTCTGGTTCGCTTTAAACCTAAAGG GACTCACTTATGAGTACAAAGCGGTAGATCTACTAAATGGAGAGCACTTTAGCCTAG AATTTGAGCGTCTGAACCCTCTTCACTATGTTCCAGTGTTAGTGGATGGTGATGTTGTGGTTGGAGACTCTTTCGCCATCTTGTTG TATTTGGAAGAGAAATATCCCCAAAATGCTCTTTTGCCATCTGATCCTAAGGGCAGTGCTCTTAATCTCCAG GCAGCAAGTATTGTTAGCTCTAGCATTCATCCCCGGCATCTAATGTCACTTTTG GAATACATTGAAGAAAAAGCTGGTCCTGGAGTACGACTCTTGTGGACTGAAAATcatatgggaaaaggttttgATG GTCTTGAGAAGTTGCTGAAAGAATTCAATGGCAGATATGCTACAGGAGATGAAGTATACATG GCTGATGTTTTTCTAGCACCACAAATTTGTATAGCAATCAGAAGGTTCAACCTTGATATG TCCAAATTTCCAACTTTAAGTAGGATCTATGAAGCTTATAAAGTTCTACCAGCATTCCAAGCTTCTCTGCCAGAAAGACAACCTGATGCTATTGTGCAGTAG
- the LOC122085744 gene encoding glutathione S-transferase zeta class-like isoform X6: MDPNSQEVCGSSHSSASTKLLLYSYWQSPCSWRVWFALNLKGLTYEYKAVDLLNGEHFSLEFERLNPLHYVPVLVDGDVVVGDSFAILLAASIVSSSIHPRHLMSLLEYIEEKAGPGVRLLWTENHMGKGFDGLEKLLKEFNGRYATGDEVYMADVFLAPQICIAIRRFNLDMSKFPTLSRIYEAYKVLPAFQASLPERQPDAIVQ; encoded by the exons ATGGATCCAAACTCTCAG GAAGTCTGTGGTAGTTCCCATTCTTCTGCCTCTACAAAGCTTCTGTTGTACTCTTACTGGCAAAGCCCATGTTCATGGCGCGTCTGGTTCGCTTTAAACCTAAAGG GACTCACTTATGAGTACAAAGCGGTAGATCTACTAAATGGAGAGCACTTTAGCCTAG AATTTGAGCGTCTGAACCCTCTTCACTATGTTCCAGTGTTAGTGGATGGTGATGTTGTGGTTGGAGACTCTTTCGCCATCTTGTTG GCAGCAAGTATTGTTAGCTCTAGCATTCATCCCCGGCATCTAATGTCACTTTTG GAATACATTGAAGAAAAAGCTGGTCCTGGAGTACGACTCTTGTGGACTGAAAATcatatgggaaaaggttttgATG GTCTTGAGAAGTTGCTGAAAGAATTCAATGGCAGATATGCTACAGGAGATGAAGTATACATG GCTGATGTTTTTCTAGCACCACAAATTTGTATAGCAATCAGAAGGTTCAACCTTGATATG TCCAAATTTCCAACTTTAAGTAGGATCTATGAAGCTTATAAAGTTCTACCAGCATTCCAAGCTTCTCTGCCAGAAAGACAACCTGATGCTATTGTGCAGTAG
- the LOC122085744 gene encoding glutathione S-transferase zeta class-like isoform X7 — protein sequence MDPNSQEVCGSSHSSASTKLLLYSYWQSPCSWRVWFALNLKEFERLNPLHYVPVLVDGDVVVGDSFAILLAASIVSSSIHPRHLMSLLEYIEEKAGPGVRLLWTENHMGKGFDGLEKLLKEFNGRYATGDEVYMADVFLAPQICIAIRRFNLDMSKFPTLSRIYEAYKVLPAFQASLPERQPDAIVQ from the exons ATGGATCCAAACTCTCAG GAAGTCTGTGGTAGTTCCCATTCTTCTGCCTCTACAAAGCTTCTGTTGTACTCTTACTGGCAAAGCCCATGTTCATGGCGCGTCTGGTTCGCTTTAAACCTAAAGG AATTTGAGCGTCTGAACCCTCTTCACTATGTTCCAGTGTTAGTGGATGGTGATGTTGTGGTTGGAGACTCTTTCGCCATCTTGTTG GCAGCAAGTATTGTTAGCTCTAGCATTCATCCCCGGCATCTAATGTCACTTTTG GAATACATTGAAGAAAAAGCTGGTCCTGGAGTACGACTCTTGTGGACTGAAAATcatatgggaaaaggttttgATG GTCTTGAGAAGTTGCTGAAAGAATTCAATGGCAGATATGCTACAGGAGATGAAGTATACATG GCTGATGTTTTTCTAGCACCACAAATTTGTATAGCAATCAGAAGGTTCAACCTTGATATG TCCAAATTTCCAACTTTAAGTAGGATCTATGAAGCTTATAAAGTTCTACCAGCATTCCAAGCTTCTCTGCCAGAAAGACAACCTGATGCTATTGTGCAGTAG
- the LOC122085744 gene encoding glutathione S-transferase zeta class-like isoform X4 gives MDPNSQEVCGSSHSSASTKLLLYSYWQSPCSWRVWFALNLKEFERLNPLHYVPVLVDGDVVVGDSFAILLYLEEKYPQNALLPSDPKGSALNLQAASIVSSSIHPRHLMSLLEYIEEKAGPGVRLLWTENHMGKGFDGLEKLLKEFNGRYATGDEVYMADVFLAPQICIAIRRFNLDMSKFPTLSRIYEAYKVLPAFQASLPERQPDAIVQ, from the exons ATGGATCCAAACTCTCAG GAAGTCTGTGGTAGTTCCCATTCTTCTGCCTCTACAAAGCTTCTGTTGTACTCTTACTGGCAAAGCCCATGTTCATGGCGCGTCTGGTTCGCTTTAAACCTAAAGG AATTTGAGCGTCTGAACCCTCTTCACTATGTTCCAGTGTTAGTGGATGGTGATGTTGTGGTTGGAGACTCTTTCGCCATCTTGTTG TATTTGGAAGAGAAATATCCCCAAAATGCTCTTTTGCCATCTGATCCTAAGGGCAGTGCTCTTAATCTCCAG GCAGCAAGTATTGTTAGCTCTAGCATTCATCCCCGGCATCTAATGTCACTTTTG GAATACATTGAAGAAAAAGCTGGTCCTGGAGTACGACTCTTGTGGACTGAAAATcatatgggaaaaggttttgATG GTCTTGAGAAGTTGCTGAAAGAATTCAATGGCAGATATGCTACAGGAGATGAAGTATACATG GCTGATGTTTTTCTAGCACCACAAATTTGTATAGCAATCAGAAGGTTCAACCTTGATATG TCCAAATTTCCAACTTTAAGTAGGATCTATGAAGCTTATAAAGTTCTACCAGCATTCCAAGCTTCTCTGCCAGAAAGACAACCTGATGCTATTGTGCAGTAG